DNA from Marinitoga litoralis:
AGTTTTTTCAATCCATGAGGAGATAATTTTGTTATTTCATATGTTAATTCTTTACCTGCTACAATTCCATTCTTATGCATTCCATCTTTCCAAGCTTTTGAATGAGACATATCATATACAATACCATTTACAGCAACGTATGCTTTATTTCTATTTTTCCCGTCAAATTTTTTTAAATCATTTAGGGTAAACCCTAAAACTCCTATAATATCTAAGTCATCTAAAATGTTCATATTATGAGGAGAAATGTTTTCTATTTCGTATGATAATTCATTTCCAGCATTAACACCTTTATGTTGCCCATTTTTCCATTTCTTTTCATAGGAAACATCATATACAATTCCATTTACAGCAATCCAAGAATCATTTCCATTTTGACCATTATTTTTTAATAGTTCATCATACGATACTATTTTATATTTTTCACCGAAATCATCCATTTTTACATCTAAAATATTTACATAATCACCTAATACAACTAAACTTAAAATAAATAAACTAATTAATAAAAATACTTTTTTCATAATTTT
Protein-coding regions in this window:
- a CDS encoding cytochrome b5 domain-containing protein; protein product: KIMKKVFLLISLFILSLVVLGDYVNILDVKMDDFGEKYKIVSYDELLKNNGQNGNDSWIAVNGIVYDVSYEKKWKNGQHKGVNAGNELSYEIENISPHNMNILDDLDIIGVLGFTLNDLKKFDGKNRNKAYVAVNGIVYDMSHSKAWKDGMHKNGIVAGKELTYEITKLSPHGLKKLENVYPIGILIITPSDLKMFDGKDNNKAYVAVNGVVYDMSYSKAWKNGMHKNGIVAGKELTYEITELSPHGLKKLDNVFKIGYFVFSEKELSMYNGKNGNKAYVAVNGIVYDMSYSKAWKNGEHKNGIVAGKDLTYEITELSPHGLGKLNNVYKIGFLLK